A window from Sphingomonas bisphenolicum encodes these proteins:
- the mobF gene encoding MobF family relaxase, with translation MLSVASVRSASGAANYFAKDDYYTVEGSSEISAWGGEGAGALGLSGEVGKDAFEGMLNGILPSGEGVAQVENRRAGLDLTFSMPKSASILAYVAGDKRILAANMAAVQKTMAWVEKNLAEGRKDIGGRTVPVATGNLVYALFQHDTSRALDPQGHIHAVIANLTRLPDGKWQALHADKIWSHNTVIGSIYHAYLREGIEQLGFRIEALGKHGTFEIAGVPRKVIDAYSQRREAILEKAAALGIVSHKGRDQITTNTRDPKLNVEDRDALKQEWIDKAASLGFDGKALVEGALARSDRHGALGPLERGYKAVTEAIAAAREKLGDLVRSADPLVDRGLARVTQSPAIARAQLAVASAVRMHSEREAAFPIHRLAKTALDLGLKDVTIDRIEQRIQQLVERGTLLRGQERAADFITTRQALATETQILAQVEAGRGQANPIIDASEAPGRLQAVATQPLNTGQLAAATLILGSADRTVSIQGIAGAGKSTMLQAVARVAEAEGRAITGLAFQNKMVADLAEGAGVPAQTIASFVLAHERYVAEPQGPGYDAARAAHAGSMLVVDETSMVSSNDMLTLHAIVETLGVDKLVLVGDRQQLSSIDAGKSFAMIQAAGGTLARMDENIRQRTDVLRTVAALANIGKASEAMRVLGDKVIEASQPAEHAADLWLALDPAERQATAVFASGREARAAINERIQAGLAAEGSLEGEGIHLTVYERVNTTREELRYAATYRAGMTLEVGRGGGQDVGLRAGRYDVLAVHANGKVELGEGRRRIRFDPQKLSPTQTRDRLQLTEKKDLHLRAGDRIRWTANDKPRGLTNASLARVVAVDRDSVTVETAGRDRLVLASGDPTLSRVDLAYALNMHMAQGITTDKAITVMDSHERNLSNQRLFNVGVTRVRDDLTMVVDDKAKLERQLDHNPGNKTSALETLGRLEIDGPGRAQASGPFDPGRVEGGPGPKAAEGLDGLPPVPPAEGQAAARTKSDDLSAPRLKPEQADLLPPLPERSLGLDL, from the coding sequence ATGCTGTCGGTCGCCTCGGTCCGCTCCGCTTCGGGCGCCGCGAACTATTTCGCGAAGGACGACTATTACACGGTCGAAGGATCCTCCGAGATCAGCGCCTGGGGCGGGGAGGGCGCGGGGGCGCTCGGGCTGTCGGGAGAAGTGGGCAAGGATGCGTTCGAGGGCATGCTCAACGGCATCCTGCCTTCGGGAGAAGGGGTGGCTCAAGTGGAGAACCGGCGGGCCGGCCTCGACCTCACCTTCTCCATGCCCAAGTCAGCCTCGATCCTGGCCTATGTGGCGGGCGACAAGCGCATTCTCGCCGCCAACATGGCGGCGGTCCAGAAGACGATGGCCTGGGTCGAGAAAAACCTCGCCGAAGGTCGCAAGGATATCGGCGGGCGGACCGTTCCTGTCGCGACCGGCAACCTCGTGTATGCCCTCTTCCAGCACGACACGAGCCGCGCCCTCGATCCCCAGGGCCATATCCATGCAGTGATCGCCAACCTGACCCGTTTGCCCGACGGCAAATGGCAAGCGCTCCACGCGGACAAGATCTGGAGCCATAACACCGTCATCGGCTCGATCTACCACGCCTATCTGCGCGAAGGCATCGAGCAGCTCGGTTTCAGGATCGAGGCGCTCGGCAAGCACGGCACCTTCGAGATCGCCGGCGTACCGCGCAAGGTGATTGATGCCTACAGCCAGCGCCGCGAAGCGATCCTCGAAAAGGCGGCGGCGCTTGGCATCGTCTCGCACAAGGGCCGCGACCAGATCACCACCAATACCCGCGATCCCAAGCTCAATGTCGAGGATCGCGACGCCCTCAAGCAGGAATGGATCGACAAGGCGGCGTCGCTTGGATTCGACGGAAAGGCCCTCGTCGAGGGCGCCCTGGCGCGGTCCGATCGCCATGGGGCGCTCGGACCGCTCGAACGCGGCTACAAGGCGGTGACCGAGGCGATCGCCGCCGCCCGCGAGAAGCTCGGCGACCTGGTGCGGTCCGCGGATCCTCTGGTCGATCGCGGCCTTGCCCGCGTCACCCAGTCGCCCGCCATCGCGCGAGCCCAGCTCGCGGTCGCCTCGGCAGTCCGTATGCATAGCGAACGCGAGGCGGCCTTTCCCATCCATCGCCTTGCCAAGACCGCGCTCGACCTTGGCCTCAAGGACGTGACGATCGATCGGATCGAACAGCGGATCCAGCAACTCGTCGAGCGCGGCACGCTGCTCAGGGGACAGGAGCGCGCAGCCGACTTCATCACCACCCGGCAGGCACTAGCCACGGAAACCCAGATCCTGGCCCAGGTAGAGGCGGGCCGCGGACAGGCGAACCCAATCATCGACGCGTCCGAGGCGCCGGGCCGCCTGCAGGCCGTAGCGACGCAGCCCCTCAATACAGGCCAGCTCGCCGCCGCCACCTTGATCCTCGGCTCGGCCGACCGCACGGTCTCGATCCAGGGCATCGCCGGCGCCGGCAAGTCGACGATGCTTCAGGCCGTCGCCCGCGTGGCCGAGGCGGAAGGACGCGCCATCACCGGCCTTGCCTTCCAGAACAAGATGGTCGCGGACCTCGCCGAAGGCGCAGGCGTCCCTGCGCAAACCATCGCCTCTTTCGTGCTTGCCCATGAACGGTATGTCGCCGAACCGCAGGGCCCGGGCTATGATGCGGCGCGGGCGGCACATGCCGGATCGATGCTGGTCGTCGACGAGACCTCGATGGTGTCGTCGAACGATATGCTCACGCTCCACGCCATCGTCGAGACGCTTGGCGTCGACAAGCTCGTGCTGGTCGGTGACCGGCAGCAGCTCTCCTCGATCGATGCGGGCAAATCCTTCGCCATGATCCAGGCGGCGGGCGGCACGCTGGCCCGCATGGACGAGAATATCCGCCAGCGGACCGACGTCCTGCGCACCGTCGCCGCGCTTGCCAATATCGGCAAGGCAAGCGAGGCGATGCGGGTGCTGGGCGACAAGGTCATCGAAGCCTCCCAGCCCGCGGAACATGCCGCCGATCTCTGGCTGGCGCTCGATCCCGCGGAGCGCCAGGCGACTGCGGTCTTTGCCTCGGGGCGCGAGGCACGTGCGGCGATCAATGAGAGGATCCAGGCGGGTCTTGCCGCCGAAGGATCGCTGGAAGGGGAGGGCATCCACCTCACGGTCTATGAGCGGGTCAACACGACGCGCGAGGAACTGCGCTACGCGGCCACCTACCGCGCCGGCATGACGCTCGAGGTCGGTCGGGGCGGCGGCCAGGACGTAGGGCTCCGCGCCGGGCGCTACGATGTCCTGGCCGTCCACGCCAATGGCAAGGTCGAGCTGGGCGAAGGCCGCCGCCGAATACGTTTCGATCCGCAGAAATTGTCGCCGACCCAGACACGCGATCGCCTCCAGCTGACCGAGAAGAAGGATCTTCACCTGCGGGCGGGCGACCGCATACGCTGGACGGCCAACGACAAGCCGCGCGGCCTGACCAACGCCTCGCTCGCCCGGGTTGTCGCCGTCGATCGCGACAGCGTGACCGTCGAGACGGCGGGGAGGGACCGGCTCGTGCTCGCGTCTGGCGATCCCACGCTGAGCCGGGTGGACCTGGCCTATGCGCTCAACATGCACATGGCGCAGGGGATCACCACCGACAAGGCGATCACGGTCATGGATAGCCATGAGCGCAACCTGTCGAACCAGCGCCTCTTCAACGTCGGCGTCACGCGCGTGCGCGACGACCTCACCATGGTGGTCGACGACAAGGCGAAGCTCGAGCGGCAACTAGACCACAACCCCGGAAACAAGACCTCCGCGCTCGAGACCCTGGGCCGGCTCGAAATCGACGGTCCGGGAAGGGCGCAGGCATCCGGCCCATTCGATCCGGGACGCGTCGAGGGCGGACCTGGTCCCAAAGCGGCCGAAGGACTCGATGGCTTGCCGCCGGTGCCCCCGGCGGAAGGGCAGGCGGCAGCCAGGACGAAGTCTGATGATCTGAGCGCGCCGCGCCTCAAACCCGAACAAGCCGATCTGCTGCCCCCGCTGCCCGAACGCAGCCTGGGCCTCGATTTGTAA
- a CDS encoding DUF2726 domain-containing protein: protein MTIGGFLNYLFSICVPLISLGTLGALAWLLLPDAPFGGGAPAPVAKPLMTRREQAMLVVLEQMLPAYRFHAQVSMGAIMAAPKPVGRRRYASDRNAFSQKIVDFVVEDRTTGKIVALIEVDDSTHNASRDLKRDAMTASAGYRTIRIPRSAAPTVAGVMDQIQPLRNVMLKVSQSVTERDV, encoded by the coding sequence ATGACGATAGGGGGCTTCCTAAATTATCTGTTCTCCATCTGCGTGCCACTGATTTCTCTCGGGACACTTGGTGCGCTGGCGTGGTTACTCCTTCCCGATGCGCCTTTTGGTGGGGGCGCTCCGGCCCCCGTAGCCAAGCCGCTTATGACACGGCGTGAGCAAGCGATGCTTGTCGTCCTCGAGCAAATGTTACCGGCCTACCGGTTCCATGCTCAAGTCTCGATGGGCGCAATTATGGCCGCACCAAAACCCGTGGGCCGCCGTCGGTATGCGTCGGATCGGAACGCTTTTTCTCAGAAGATCGTAGATTTCGTCGTCGAAGATCGCACAACCGGGAAAATCGTAGCCCTGATCGAGGTAGACGACAGCACCCATAACGCTTCTCGTGATCTCAAGCGCGACGCCATGACGGCGAGCGCTGGCTACCGCACCATCCGCATTCCCCGTTCTGCTGCGCCTACAGTCGCTGGTGTGATGGATCAAATCCAGCCGCTGAGGAACGTGATGCTGAAGGTATCTCAGTCAGTGACGGAAAGGGACGTCTGA
- a CDS encoding DUF805 domain-containing protein, with product MDIGEILLSPKGRVGRAPFLAVVATGWAIAFDFVPFNPLLALRYAAAINVALVVISALALWVGIAITVKRFHDVGLSGFNTVGLVWTTLRGDPLATDAPLTMAIATLGIITQLWLCIEPGSRSANRFGNPVSA from the coding sequence ATGGATATTGGGGAAATCCTGCTGTCTCCAAAAGGGCGAGTGGGCCGCGCCCCGTTCCTGGCGGTGGTGGCCACAGGTTGGGCGATCGCGTTCGATTTCGTGCCTTTCAACCCGCTGCTCGCGCTACGCTATGCCGCCGCCATCAACGTCGCGCTCGTCGTCATTAGCGCGCTGGCGCTCTGGGTGGGGATCGCCATTACGGTCAAGCGTTTCCACGACGTTGGATTATCGGGGTTTAATACGGTCGGATTGGTCTGGACGACGCTGCGCGGCGACCCGCTGGCGACCGACGCGCCTTTGACCATGGCCATCGCGACTCTTGGGATCATCACCCAGCTATGGCTTTGCATCGAGCCGGGCTCGCGGAGCGCCAATCGCTTCGGCAATCCCGTGTCGGCTTAA
- a CDS encoding FG-GAP repeat domain-containing protein, producing MGRWTGIGALAAVVWAPPLMAQSAGMTREQAKALYGAGGFPVVTDAVGPTNRCGKPARPRITFVDMNGDGRKEALFIDSGDCYQQEKRWYAVATQGADGRWRRILEGEGSVAASGTAVNGWFMLNATRGGVTTRLAYDGNVYADARMASQAARAAPSTARNATSGPAAAAPAGDAAIFLAAGFHLKKGRWESGCNDGDEDNGPGSYGPGTIEERRDLNGDGRPEAIITEGGTYCYGNTGAAFWVMSQQADGRWKRMYNSVGIADIRPTKGADGWPDIGIGGPGLCMPVVRWNGRAYVDLRVEGKGCAR from the coding sequence ATGGGCAGATGGACAGGCATCGGCGCACTCGCGGCAGTTGTATGGGCGCCGCCGCTCATGGCCCAATCGGCAGGCATGACCCGCGAACAGGCGAAAGCCCTCTATGGCGCGGGCGGCTTTCCTGTCGTCACCGACGCCGTCGGGCCGACGAACCGCTGCGGCAAACCGGCAAGGCCGCGCATTACCTTCGTCGATATGAACGGCGATGGACGCAAGGAAGCCCTCTTTATCGACAGCGGAGATTGCTACCAGCAGGAGAAGCGCTGGTATGCCGTCGCCACCCAGGGCGCGGATGGCCGCTGGCGCCGCATTCTGGAAGGGGAAGGCTCCGTCGCGGCGTCGGGTACAGCAGTCAACGGCTGGTTCATGCTCAACGCGACGCGCGGCGGCGTGACGACGCGGCTCGCTTATGATGGCAATGTCTACGCGGACGCACGTATGGCTTCACAGGCGGCGCGGGCCGCCCCATCGACGGCTCGAAATGCCACCTCGGGTCCAGCCGCCGCCGCGCCCGCTGGAGACGCCGCGATCTTCCTTGCCGCCGGCTTCCACCTCAAGAAGGGTCGCTGGGAAAGCGGCTGCAACGATGGCGACGAGGACAATGGGCCAGGGTCCTATGGGCCCGGCACGATCGAGGAGCGGCGCGACTTGAACGGCGACGGCAGACCCGAGGCCATCATCACCGAAGGCGGCACCTATTGTTACGGCAATACGGGCGCCGCCTTCTGGGTAATGAGCCAGCAGGCCGACGGCCGCTGGAAGCGCATGTATAATTCGGTCGGTATCGCCGATATTCGTCCCACCAAGGGCGCGGACGGTTGGCCCGATATCGGCATCGGCGGCCCCGGCCTTTGCATGCCGGTCGTGCGATGGAACGGCCGGGCCTATGTCGACTTGCGGGTCGAGGGTAAGGGATGTGCCCGTTAA
- a CDS encoding sensor histidine kinase: MVQTNISKVPSTSGRNWSEDERVAALDRYDILDTPTEPIFDDIARLASEALGAPIAVVNLIAAARQWFKAEIGIGARELPLEVSICAHALLEEDMMVIPDTRLDPRVDCNPLVTAEGGLRFYAGALLKTPDGLPIGTLCVLDRQPRPEGITPFQRLTLEVLARQVMTQLELRRSLSQQQETLAQLAASEERTRLALDAGELGAWESTPALRSLKWDARTRELLGHEPDEALDYETSFLARVHAEDRERVAALIAEALAPGGAGTVSVEYRTVNPRDGRERWIHAKGALAVGLGGEQKFVGTVRDITAEKDAEMHRRLLTGELQHRVKNTLAVVNAIVHQSLRSAPSMEEASTAIGQRLQTLGAAYELLTRTDWTVAPIGAVAEGTTALHGARTGAIRIAGPDLLLSARASLALSMSLHELSTNAVKYGALSVPGGQVDLSWAIEEEEGKSFLTICWAERGGPIVCAPERGGFGTRLMASLASDLGGKGVIDYQPTGVVWRLRADLARITEPA, encoded by the coding sequence ATGGTACAAACGAACATCTCCAAGGTCCCTAGTACGTCCGGCCGAAATTGGAGCGAGGACGAGCGCGTTGCCGCGCTGGACCGCTATGACATTCTTGATACGCCGACCGAGCCGATCTTTGATGACATCGCACGTCTGGCCTCCGAGGCGCTTGGCGCGCCGATCGCCGTGGTCAACCTCATCGCGGCCGCGCGGCAGTGGTTCAAGGCCGAAATCGGCATCGGCGCGCGCGAACTCCCTCTGGAAGTCTCGATCTGCGCGCATGCGCTGCTCGAGGAGGACATGATGGTGATCCCCGACACACGGCTCGATCCGCGGGTCGATTGCAATCCCCTGGTTACGGCCGAAGGTGGTCTTCGCTTCTATGCCGGGGCGCTTCTCAAGACACCCGACGGTCTGCCCATCGGCACGCTCTGCGTTCTTGACCGCCAGCCTCGCCCGGAGGGCATCACGCCCTTCCAGCGGCTCACCCTCGAAGTGCTGGCGCGCCAGGTCATGACGCAGCTGGAATTGCGCAGGTCGCTCAGCCAGCAGCAGGAAACGCTCGCGCAGCTCGCTGCCAGCGAGGAGCGGACCCGTCTTGCCCTCGACGCAGGCGAACTCGGCGCCTGGGAATCGACGCCGGCGCTGCGTTCGCTCAAATGGGACGCGCGCACCCGGGAGTTGCTTGGCCACGAACCTGACGAAGCGCTCGACTATGAAACCTCGTTTCTCGCGCGGGTTCATGCCGAGGATCGCGAGCGGGTCGCTGCCCTTATCGCCGAGGCGCTCGCTCCTGGAGGCGCAGGCACGGTCAGCGTCGAATATCGCACGGTCAATCCTCGTGATGGCCGTGAGCGCTGGATCCACGCCAAGGGCGCGCTTGCCGTAGGTCTGGGCGGCGAACAGAAGTTCGTCGGCACGGTGCGGGACATCACTGCGGAAAAGGATGCCGAGATGCATCGGCGGCTCCTGACCGGCGAGCTCCAGCACCGGGTCAAGAATACGCTCGCTGTGGTAAATGCCATCGTCCACCAGTCGCTTCGCAGCGCGCCCTCGATGGAGGAGGCGAGTACCGCGATCGGGCAGCGCCTCCAGACCTTGGGCGCCGCTTACGAGTTGCTCACCCGCACCGACTGGACGGTGGCGCCGATCGGCGCTGTCGCCGAAGGGACAACGGCGCTTCATGGCGCTCGCACAGGCGCGATCCGGATTGCGGGGCCTGACCTTCTTCTATCGGCACGGGCCTCGCTGGCTCTGTCCATGTCGCTCCACGAGCTTTCCACCAATGCGGTGAAATATGGCGCCCTGTCGGTGCCGGGCGGGCAGGTCGACCTCAGCTGGGCCATCGAGGAGGAAGAGGGAAAGTCTTTCCTCACGATCTGCTGGGCGGAGCGAGGCGGGCCAATCGTGTGCGCGCCCGAGCGCGGCGGGTTCGGCACCCGGTTGATGGCCAGCCTTGCCAGCGACCTCGGCGGCAAGGGAGTCATCGACTATCAGCCGACCGGTGTCGTCTGGCGGCTTCGGGCTGATCTGGCACGGATCACCGAACCCGCTTGA
- a CDS encoding helix-turn-helix domain-containing protein, whose product MGEDLRTARKRRRIPQKLMAERMLVSVQTLQRLEAGDPTVGLAALASALFVLGMTARLESLVAPETDRVGTSEEIGRLPHSIHTPRRDDPLDF is encoded by the coding sequence TTGGGCGAAGACTTGCGCACCGCACGCAAGCGGCGACGCATCCCGCAGAAACTGATGGCCGAGCGTATGCTGGTGTCGGTGCAGACGCTGCAGCGTCTCGAAGCTGGCGATCCGACCGTAGGTCTCGCAGCGCTGGCGAGCGCTCTCTTCGTGCTAGGTATGACGGCTCGCCTGGAATCGCTCGTCGCCCCTGAAACCGACAGGGTCGGGACCAGCGAGGAAATCGGCCGCCTGCCGCACAGCATCCACACGCCGCGGCGCGACGATCCGCTGGATTTCTAA
- a CDS encoding type II toxin-antitoxin system HipA family toxin has protein sequence MADIETFVFVYLDGVAVPAGLLRLHSEPRASYATFAYGNRYLERPDRVAIDPVTLPLPPAGTRQEFRTEEGFAVFNGIRDAAPDGWGQYLMYKAMGERTPSEADLLLASGDHRVGALAFGPTLEAPRRLAPWGEADAPGEQFTLAELAAAAEEAQEVDQLSENLRPLLTAGSSLGGARPKAATTIEGQSWIAKFPARNDTFPECRVELATMRLAAECGLDVPSLRFEQLLGRDIYLIERFDRRLDGNRMLRASFASGLTMLGAHESEVSRYAYADLGATLRQHGTAVRRDLEELFRRMVFNILVTNDDDHLRNHGFLWDGKGWRLSPLYDVVPKPQVGLDRRLVLGVGTEGRQATLANALSQVAQFDLADEDARAIAIAMADRVHARWRGCFEEAGVNVADQGRFATCFRLADPEHRAIG, from the coding sequence ATGGCCGACATCGAAACCTTCGTCTTCGTCTATTTGGACGGCGTTGCCGTCCCCGCGGGCCTTTTGCGCCTCCACAGCGAGCCGCGTGCCAGCTACGCGACCTTCGCATACGGCAATCGCTATCTCGAGCGGCCCGACCGTGTCGCGATCGATCCTGTGACCCTGCCGCTGCCGCCGGCCGGCACGCGCCAGGAATTCCGGACCGAGGAAGGCTTTGCCGTCTTCAATGGGATTCGCGACGCCGCGCCCGACGGGTGGGGTCAGTATCTCATGTACAAGGCGATGGGCGAGCGAACGCCAAGCGAGGCGGATCTTCTGCTCGCATCCGGCGACCACCGCGTCGGCGCGCTGGCGTTCGGTCCCACGCTAGAGGCGCCAAGGCGCTTGGCGCCGTGGGGCGAAGCCGACGCGCCCGGCGAACAGTTCACCCTGGCAGAACTGGCTGCCGCTGCCGAAGAAGCGCAGGAGGTCGACCAGCTCAGCGAAAATCTGCGCCCCCTCCTGACCGCCGGCTCGTCGCTGGGCGGCGCGCGTCCAAAGGCGGCGACGACGATCGAGGGCCAGTCCTGGATCGCCAAGTTTCCAGCACGCAACGACACCTTTCCCGAGTGCCGGGTCGAGCTAGCCACCATGCGGCTCGCCGCTGAATGCGGGCTCGACGTTCCGTCGCTTCGCTTCGAGCAACTGCTCGGCCGCGACATCTATCTGATCGAACGTTTCGATCGCAGGCTGGACGGCAACCGGATGCTGCGCGCCTCCTTCGCATCGGGGCTTACGATGCTGGGCGCGCATGAAAGCGAGGTCAGCCGCTATGCCTATGCCGATCTCGGTGCGACGCTGCGCCAGCACGGCACCGCGGTCCGGCGGGATCTCGAGGAACTGTTCAGGCGCATGGTCTTCAACATCCTCGTCACCAATGACGACGATCACCTGCGCAATCATGGTTTCCTGTGGGACGGGAAGGGGTGGCGGCTGTCGCCGCTCTATGACGTCGTACCCAAGCCGCAGGTGGGCCTGGATCGCCGGCTCGTGCTAGGCGTGGGTACCGAGGGTCGCCAGGCCACCCTTGCCAACGCGCTCTCGCAGGTCGCGCAGTTCGACCTGGCGGACGAGGATGCGCGCGCGATCGCTATCGCCATGGCCGACAGGGTTCATGCGCGGTGGCGTGGCTGTTTCGAAGAGGCAGGGGTCAACGTCGCCGACCAGGGCCGTTTTGCGACCTGCTTTCGCCTGGCGGACCCCGAACATCGCGCAATCGGCTGA
- a CDS encoding cation:proton antiporter domain-containing protein — protein MEEQLAQTFLLIAAAFVAVAILARLRLSPVLGYLAAGLLLGPHGIGAVTDSEGTHFFGELGIALLMFVIGLEFSVPRLLSSGGAMIGLGFGTVAGATLLAGAASHFLVGLPLLPAALLGGAIAMSSTAIIQKHLVDTDAVSSRHGVAATGIVLFEDLVALILLSLIAALPDAANEVEMEKVLLRMGVSFVALAGVALLARRTLGRLLGWVARSGQDETFLLAVLTLVVGASLAAEMIGLSLPIGAFVVGMMVGESDFRHQLEEEIRPFRDLLLGIFFVTIGMSVDWSQILAQPAVTFLVLAAILVVKFLVVFGVTRLSGLPASSAVKTGLLLAHSGELGLLIVGRSLDSALLSPAIGQPVLGAIAASMLVGPILGQWSDRAGDLIRRSRDPRGAEIETAVRTTSQELKGHVVLAGCGPVGRLVALTLEASEIPYLAIERNVERLRRAQQEGHNAVFGDASRAGILKAAGVDRAAAIIVLVNNWHRSVRIIREAKRLNPAIQVIASLRDDAHLGELAQAGAAHVFPENYAAGLGLSAQALMTLGMSADDATDRIRAMRAQLSPDLQIVPR, from the coding sequence ATGGAAGAACAGCTTGCTCAGACATTCCTTCTGATCGCGGCTGCATTTGTGGCCGTTGCCATCCTGGCGAGGCTGCGCCTGTCGCCGGTCTTGGGCTATCTCGCCGCGGGCCTGCTCCTGGGCCCCCATGGCATAGGCGCAGTAACCGACAGCGAAGGCACCCATTTTTTCGGCGAGCTCGGCATCGCTCTCCTCATGTTCGTGATTGGCCTTGAATTTTCCGTGCCTCGGCTGCTGTCCAGCGGGGGCGCCATGATCGGGCTCGGGTTCGGAACCGTGGCAGGCGCAACACTGCTGGCGGGAGCTGCGAGCCATTTCCTCGTAGGATTGCCGCTTCTGCCAGCGGCCCTCCTGGGCGGCGCCATCGCCATGTCATCGACCGCCATCATCCAAAAGCATCTCGTCGACACCGACGCGGTATCGAGCCGCCACGGCGTGGCTGCGACCGGCATAGTCCTGTTTGAGGACCTGGTCGCTTTGATCCTGCTGTCGCTCATTGCTGCCCTTCCAGACGCGGCCAACGAGGTCGAGATGGAAAAGGTGCTGCTGCGTATGGGTGTCAGCTTCGTGGCATTGGCGGGCGTGGCTCTTCTCGCACGGCGGACTCTGGGCCGACTGCTCGGTTGGGTCGCGAGATCCGGCCAGGACGAAACTTTCCTGCTGGCCGTGCTGACGCTTGTGGTGGGCGCGTCGCTCGCAGCCGAAATGATCGGACTGTCACTTCCTATCGGCGCCTTCGTAGTCGGGATGATGGTCGGCGAAAGTGACTTCAGGCACCAGCTCGAAGAGGAAATCCGGCCATTTCGCGATCTGCTGCTGGGCATCTTCTTCGTGACGATTGGCATGTCGGTCGACTGGTCGCAGATCCTGGCCCAGCCGGCTGTCACCTTTCTCGTTCTGGCCGCGATCCTCGTCGTCAAGTTCCTGGTCGTCTTTGGGGTCACCCGTCTCTCGGGCCTCCCGGCAAGCAGCGCGGTCAAGACCGGCTTGCTTCTGGCGCATTCGGGTGAGCTTGGGCTACTCATCGTGGGCAGGTCGCTCGATAGCGCCCTTCTGTCGCCCGCGATCGGCCAGCCCGTCCTGGGCGCGATCGCCGCGAGCATGCTCGTCGGACCGATCCTGGGGCAGTGGAGCGACCGGGCCGGAGATCTCATCCGGCGAAGCCGGGATCCGCGCGGCGCGGAGATCGAAACAGCCGTTCGCACAACATCTCAAGAGCTCAAGGGTCATGTTGTGCTTGCCGGCTGCGGCCCCGTGGGCCGTCTGGTCGCGCTCACACTCGAGGCGAGCGAAATTCCATACCTGGCGATCGAGCGAAACGTGGAGCGCCTTCGCCGCGCCCAACAGGAAGGTCATAATGCGGTTTTCGGCGACGCCAGCCGAGCGGGAATACTCAAGGCAGCCGGCGTCGATCGCGCTGCGGCCATCATCGTGCTTGTCAACAACTGGCATCGGTCGGTGCGCATCATTCGCGAAGCCAAGCGCCTGAACCCCGCGATCCAGGTGATCGCCAGCCTTCGCGACGATGCGCATCTGGGTGAGTTGGCGCAAGCGGGCGCGGCACATGTCTTTCCCGAAAATTATGCTGCGGGGCTTGGGCTCAGCGCCCAGGCCCTCATGACGCTCGGCATGTCTGCGGACGATGCGACCGATAGGATTCGGGCCATGCGGGCGCAGCTCAGTCCGGACCTTCAGATCGTGCCGCGGTGA